tccaacCCGAATCAATGGATCATGGCAGTCGACTGTCCCATATGCAACAAGCCCGTCAAATCATCCGAGATAAATAGCCACATCGACTCCGGCTGCACGAGCTTCATCGTCGACAAGGAGCcctcgccaccaacatcacagccaaACGGAACCTCTGGCACGCCGTCCCAACAAAAGCGCAGCGCATCCAGTTTCTTCTCAACCCCAGCGCCGAAACGAATACACGCCGATGGCAAGGCTACGCCCCTCGTGAACGGCACATTCCCGCCCGTCATTGGGAAGAAGCGCAGTTTTGAAGAAGGGCCAGGCGCAGAGAATGGACCGCCCAGCCTCGCGGCGGTAGAAGAAGCTACTAAAGAAAATGGTCTAGAGAACGGCCACGATGAAGACGGCAAAGTCACaaagaagaccaagacgCTGCGGTCGGCACCGCTAGCGGAGAGAATGCGCCCCAGGACGCTGGATGAAGTATGTGGACAGGATCTCGTGGGCCGGAATGGGGTGCTGCGAGGGCTTATAGAGTCGAATCGCGTGCCGTCCATGATCCTCTGGGGTGCTTCGGGGACGGGCAAGACTACGATTGCGAGGTGTATAGCCCACATGGTGGGCAGTCGGTTCATTGAGCTGAATGCCACGAGCTCGGGTGTATCCGAGTGCAAGAAGCTGTTTCAAGAAGCTGCCAATGAGCTGAGTCTCACTGGACGCAGGACGATTATATTCTGCGACGAGATCCACCGCTTCAATAAAGCGCAGCAGGATGTGTTTCTGAAGCCCGTTGAAGCAGGCACCGTCACGTTAATAGGGGCGACCACTGAAAATCCATCTTTCAAAGTCGCCAATGCGTTGTTGTCGCG
The genomic region above belongs to Pochonia chlamydosporia 170 chromosome 2, whole genome shotgun sequence and contains:
- a CDS encoding AAA family ATPase (similar to Coccidioides immitis RS XP_001247728.1), with product MAVDCPICNKPVKSSEINSHIDSGCTSFIVDKEPSPPTSQPNGTSGTPSQQKRSASSFFSTPAPKRIHADGKATPLVNGTFPPVIGKKRSFEEGPGAENGPPSLAAVEEATKENGLENGHDEDGKVTKKTKTLRSAPLAERMRPRTLDEVCGQDLVGRNGVLRGLIESNRVPSMILWGASGTGKTTIARCIAHMVGSRFIELNATSSGVSECKKLFQEAANELSLTGRRTIIFCDEIHRFNKAQQDVFLKPVEAGTVTLIGATTENPSFKVANALLSRCRTFTLQSLTAEDIMDILKRAREAEEVVYPPTPLIDDEMMGYLARFSDGDARTALNLLELALSLTTREGITKEDIKSSLTKTLVYDRGGDQHYDSISAFHKSVRGNDPDAALYYLARMLQSGEDPLFIARRMVVIASEDVGLADNTLLPLATATYTATQQIGMPEARIPLAHCAIALCLAPKSTRAYRALNNAYAALREPGMASLPVPLHLRNAPTRLMRDMGYGAEYKYPPNYREGKVRQTYLPGELVGRRFLEERDLGTEVDPDLVMDEAE